From the Macaca nemestrina isolate mMacNem1 chromosome 7, mMacNem.hap1, whole genome shotgun sequence genome, one window contains:
- the LOC105495840 gene encoding activator of 90 kDa heat shock protein ATPase homolog 1 → MAKWGEGDPRWIVEERADATNVNNWHWTERDASNWSTDKLKTLFLAVQVQNEEGKCEVTEVSKLDGEASINNRKGKLIFFYEWSVKLNWTGTSKSGVQYKGHVEIPNLSDENSVDEVEISVSLAKDEPDTNLVALMKEEGVKLLREAMGIYISTLKTEFTQGMILPTVNGESVDPVGQPALKTEERKAKPAPSKTQARPVGVKIPTCKITLKETFLTSPEELYRVFTTQELVQAFTHAPATLEADRGGKFHMVDGNVSGEFTDLVPEKHIVMKWRFKSWPEGHFATITLTFIDKNGETELCMEGRGIPAPEEERTRQGWQRYYFEGIKQTFGYGARLF, encoded by the exons ATGGCCAAGTGGGGTGAGGGAGACCCACGCTGGATCGTGGAGGAGCGGGCGGACGCCACCAACGTCAACAACTGGCACTG GACGGAGAGAGATGCTTCAAATTGGTCCACGGATAAGCTGAAAACACTGTTCCTGGCAGTGCAGGTTCAAAATGAAGAAGGCAAATGTGAGGTGACAGAAGTGAGTAAGCTTGATGGAGAGGCGTCCATTAACAATCGCAAAGGGAAACTTATCTTCTTTTACGAATGGAGCGTCAAACTAAACTGGACAG GTACTTCTAAGTCAGGAGTACAGTACAAAGGACATGTGGAGATCCCCAATTTGTCTGATGAAAACAGCGTGGATGAAGTAGAG ATTAGTGTGAGCCTTGCCAAAGATGAGCCTGACACAAATCTCGTGGCCTTAATGAAGGAAGAAGGGGTGAAACTTCTCAGAGAAGCAATGGGAATTTACATCAGCACCCTCAAAACAG agtTCACCCAGGGCATGATCTTACCTACAGTGAATGGAGAGTCAGTAGACCCAGTGGGGCAGCCAGCACTGAAAACTGAGGAGCGCAAG GCTAAGCCTGCTCCTTCAAAAACCCAGGCCAGACCTGTTGGAGTCAAAATCCCCACTTGTAAGATCACTCTTAAGGAAACCTTCCTGACGTCACCAGAGGAGCTCTATAGAGTGTTTACCACCCAAGAG ctgGTGCAGGCCTTTACCCATGCTCCCGCAACATTAGAAGCAGACAGAGGTGGAAAGTTCCACATGGTAGATGGCAACGTTTCTGGGGAATTTACTGATCTG GTCCCTGAGAAACATATTGTGATGAAGTGGAGGTTTAAATCTTGGCCAGAGG GGCACTTTGCCACCATCACCTTGACCTTCATCGACAAGAATGGAGAGACTGAGCTGTGCATGGAAGGTCGAGGCATCCCTGCTCCTGAGGAAGAGCGGACGCGGCAGGGCTGGCAGCGGTACTACTTTGAGGGCATTAAACAGACCTTTGGCTATGGCGCACGCTTATTTTAG